The region CTGGGGCGATTCGATCTTCACCGATGATTCGGCCCGGGCACTCAGCCGTGTGGGCGTGGTCGATGTCGGCTCGAACTCTATCCGTCTGGTGGTGTTCGAGGGTGCGGCGCGCAGCCCGGCCTATTTCTACAACGAGAAGGTCATGGCCGGCCTGGGGCAGGACATGGCCGCCACCGGCAAGCTGAACCCCCAAGGCGTGGAACGCGGGTTTTCGGCGCTGAAACGCTTTGCCGCTTTGGCCGAGGGCATGGGCGTCAAACCCCTGACCTGCGTTGCCACCGCCGCCGTGCGCGATGCCGAGGATGGCCCGGCCTTCCAGAAGCGCGTCGAGGAGGAACTGGGGCTGAAGCTCTGGGTCATCGACGGCCAGGAAGAGGCGCGGCTCTCGGCGCAGGGCGTGCTGCTGGGCTGGCCCGATGCCAGCGGGCTGGTCTGCGACATCGGCGGCAACTCGATGGAACTGGCGGTGCTGAAGGACGGCAAGGTCGGCAAGCGCGCCACCTCGCAGCTTGGCCCCTTCCGCCTGCAGCAGGTCAAGGGCGGCAAGGATGGCCTGCGCGCCCATATCAAGGCGGTGATGGAGGAGCTGGCGGCGCAAGTCGGCACCGATCACGACCGCATCTACCTGGTCGGGGGCTCCTGGCGGGCCATCGCGCGGCTGGATATCGAGCGCACGCAATACCCGATGACCGTTCTGCACGAATACCGCATGGGTCCCGCGGCGGTGCAGGACACCGTGAAGTGGATCGAGGAGAACGACATCGAGCATCTGCGCAAGCTGGTGGGCATCGGCACCGCGCGGATGGAACTGGTGCCCTTGGCCGCGCAGGTGCTGCGCCAGCTGGTCCTGACCTTCAAGCCCAAGGAACTGGCGGTCAGCAGCTATGGCATCCGCGAGGGCCTGCTTTACGAGCACATGTCCAAGACCCTGCGCAAGCGCGACCCGCTGATCGAGGCCGCCCGCTTCACCGAGCGGCAGATGGCCCGCACCCCCGGTTTCGGCAAGAAGCTCTACAAGTTCCTCGAACCGCTCTTCGCCGGCGTGACACCCGAGCGCGACCGGCTGATCCGCGCCGCCTGTCTCTTGCACGACACCACCTGGCGCGCCCATCCCGATTACCGCGCCGAGGCCTGTTTCGACAACGTCACCCGCGCCAACATGGCCGCGCTGTCCCACCCCGAGCGCATCTTCCTCGGCCTCGCCTTGCTGCACCGCTACAAGAACAGCCGCGAGGATTCTCCGATGACGCCGCTTTTCGCGCTGCTGAACGAACGCGAGACCAAGGATGCTGAAATCCTCGGCAAGGCCATGCGCTTCGGCGCCATGTTCTCGGTCAAGGACCCGAACAGCGCGGGGACGCTGACCCTGCGGCCGAAGGCGCTGGAGCTGAAGCTGACCCGGGTGGGGCAGGCGCT is a window of Paracoccus zhejiangensis DNA encoding:
- a CDS encoding Ppx/GppA family phosphatase; protein product: MNGVLTTAGKKIEPWGDSIFTDDSARALSRVGVVDVGSNSIRLVVFEGAARSPAYFYNEKVMAGLGQDMAATGKLNPQGVERGFSALKRFAALAEGMGVKPLTCVATAAVRDAEDGPAFQKRVEEELGLKLWVIDGQEEARLSAQGVLLGWPDASGLVCDIGGNSMELAVLKDGKVGKRATSQLGPFRLQQVKGGKDGLRAHIKAVMEELAAQVGTDHDRIYLVGGSWRAIARLDIERTQYPMTVLHEYRMGPAAVQDTVKWIEENDIEHLRKLVGIGTARMELVPLAAQVLRQLVLTFKPKELAVSSYGIREGLLYEHMSKTLRKRDPLIEAARFTERQMARTPGFGKKLYKFLEPLFAGVTPERDRLIRAACLLHDTTWRAHPDYRAEACFDNVTRANMAALSHPERIFLGLALLHRYKNSREDSPMTPLFALLNERETKDAEILGKAMRFGAMFSVKDPNSAGTLTLRPKALELKLTRVGQALFGEVARSRFESLCKSMEVEAVVV